The Trichosurus vulpecula isolate mTriVul1 chromosome 4, mTriVul1.pri, whole genome shotgun sequence genome contains a region encoding:
- the LOC118848680 gene encoding olfactory receptor 6K6-like, with translation MENENQTVVIEFLFTAFPHFQKGGFLFFILLLFIYLFIIIGNSMVFVAVILDSRLHTPMYFFIGVLAFLEIWYTTTTIPKMLTNLISEQKTISIAGCLLQMYFFHSIGITEVYLLTTMAMDRYLAICYPLRYPTIMTSQLYIRLTLGCCFFGFFTPLPEIAWISTLPFCGPNQINNIFCDFDPILNLACVDTTSIVLIKVVDIVHAMEIISAISLVTLAYIRILGVILRIRSSEGRHKAFSTCASHLAIFLTFFGSVALMYLRFNAKYSFFWDTTITLMFAVLSPFFNPIIYSLRNKEIKGAIKKYMCQSKIFTYYSS, from the coding sequence ATGGAGAATGAGAACCAGACGGTGGTTATTGAATTTCTCTTCACTGCATTTCCCCATTTCCAGAAgggtggttttcttttcttcatcctccTGCTTTTCATTTACCTATTCATCATCATAGGCAACTCCATGGTCTTCGTTGCTGTCATTCTAGACTCTCGTCTCCACACACCCATGTACTTCTTCATTGGTGTCCTTGCTTTCCTGGAGATTTGGTACACTACAACCACCATCCCAAAGATGCTCACCAACCTGATAAGTGAGCAGAAGACTATCTCCATTGCTGGTTGTCTCCTGCAGATGTATTTCTTCCATTCCATTGGTATCACTGAAGTTTACCTCTTGACCACCATGGCCATGGATAGATATCTGGCCATCTGCTACCCTCTCCGCTACCCAACCATCATGACTTCACAGCTTTATATTCGTCTGACCCTGGGCTGCTGCTTCTTTGGCTTTTTTACTCCACTCCCTGAAATTGCTTGGATTTCCACACTGCCATTTTGTGGTCCAAACCAAATTAACAACATTTTCTGTGACTTTGACCCCATACTGAACCTAGCTTGTGTAGACACAACTTCTATTGTGTTGATTAAGGTGGTGGATATTGTCCATGCCATGGAGATCATCTCAGCCATTTCACTGGTGACTTTGGCCTACATCCGGATCCTTGGAGTGATTCTAAGGATCCGATCATCTGAGGGACGCCACAAGGCCTTCTCCACTTGTGCCTCCCATCTTGCtattttcttgaccttttttggGAGTGTAGCCCTCATGTACCTGCGCTTCAATGccaagtattcttttttttgggaCACTACCATTACTCTGATGTTTGCTGTGTTATCTCCTTTCTTCAACCCCATCATTTATAGTCTGAGAAACAAGGAGATTAAGGGGGCCATCAAAAAATACATGTGCCAATCAAAGATTTTCACATACTATTCCAGTTAA